One genomic window of Polyodon spathula isolate WHYD16114869_AA chromosome 8, ASM1765450v1, whole genome shotgun sequence includes the following:
- the dusp6 gene encoding dual specificity protein phosphatase 6 has product MLDKLKPVHFNSVITTMSKTVGWLKEQLQTGNDSLLVMDCRAQELYQSSHVEAAINVAIPSLMLRRLKKGNLPIKSLLANGEDKEKFVRRCRTDTIVLYDEYSCEWNENVDGDSVLGLLLRRMKDEGYRAFYLEGGFNTFQAEFPAHCETNLDSSCSSSSPTTPVLGLGGLRISSDSSDIESDIDRDPHSATDSDGSPLSNTQPSFPIEILPHLYLGCAKDSTNLDILEEYGIKYILNVTPNLPNLFENAGEFKYKQIPISDHWSQNLSQFFPEAISFIDEARSKKCGVLVHCLAGISRSVTVTVAYLMQKLNLSMNDAYDIVKMKKSNISPNFNFMGQLLDFERTLGLNSPCDNRITTQPLYFSTPTNHNVFQLDPLEST; this is encoded by the exons ATGCTAGATAAACTGAAACCCGTTCATTTCAATTCGGTGATAACGACAATGAGCAAGACCGTGGGTTGGTTAAAGGAGCAGCTCCAGACAGGCAATGATAGCCTGCTGGTAATGGACTGCCGAGCCCAGGAACTCTACCAGTCCTCGCATGTCGAGGCAGCCATAAACGTGGCCATCCCCAGCCTCATGCTTCGGCGACTTAAGAAGGGCAACCTGCCTATCAAATCGCTGTTAGCTAACGGGGAGGACAAGGAGAAATTTGTCCGGAGGTGTAGGACAGACACAATCGTGCTTTACGACGAGTACAGCTGCGAGTGGAATGAGAACGTGGACGGAGACTCAGTGCTGGGGCTCCTGCTGAGGAGAATGAAGGATGAAGGCTACAGGGCTTTTTACTTGGAAG GCggatttaatacatttcaagcagaGTTTCCTGCACACTGCGAAACTAATCTGGAcagctcctgcagcagcagctctccCACAACGCCAGTGCTTGGGTTAGGGGGGCTAAGAATCAGCTCTGACTCCTCCGATATCGAATCTGACATTGACCGGGACCCCCACAGTGCCACCGACTCTGACGGCAGCCCCTTGTCCAATACCCAGCCTTCTTTCCCCATTGAGATCCTGCCTCACCTCTACCTGGGATGTGCCAAAGACTCCACCAACCTAGACATTTTGGAAGAATATGGAATTAAGTACATCCTGAATGTGACCCCGAATCTCCCGAACCTGTTTGAGAATGCTGGGGAGTTCAAGTACAAGCAGATCCCTATCTCCGATCACTGGAGCCAGAACCTCTCTCAGTTCTTCCCGGAGGCAATCAGCTTTATTG aTGAAGCACGCAGCAAGAAGTGTGGTGTTTTAGTCCACTGCTTAGCTGGGATCAGCCGTTCCGTTACAGTGACCGTGGCGTACCTGATGCAGAAGCTAAACCTGTCCATGAATGACGCTTATGATATagtaaaaatgaagaaatctAACATTTCCCCAAACTTCAATTTCATGGGCCAGCTGCTGGACTTTGAGAGGACCCTAGGATTGAACAGTCCTTGTGATAACCGAATCACTACCCAGCCTCTCTACTTCTCTACTCCCACCAACCACAATGTTTTCCAGCTCGACCCTCTCGAGTCCACGTGA